CCATGCGTATCGTCGCCATCCGCTCCATCGTCTCGCCGATCCGCTCGGCGATCGCCAACGCCTATATCGACTTCAGCCAGATGACGGCGAGCGTCGTCGCCGTGGTCACCGACCAGATGGTCGACGGCAGGCCGGTGATCGGCTTCGGCTTCAACTCCAATGGCCGCTACGCGCAGAAGGGCCTGCTCGAGGAACGCTTCATCCCGCGCCTGCAGCTCGCCGATCCGCAGAGCCTGCTCGACAACGAGAACCTGCTGAGCCCGCAGAAATGCTGGGCGGCGATGATGAAGAACGAGAAGCCCGGCGGCCACGGCGAGCGCTCGGTTGCGGTCGGCGTGCTCGACATGGCGCTGTGGGATGCGGTCGCCAAGGCCCGGCGCGTGCCGCTGTGGAAGCTGCTGGCCGATCGCTACAACGGCGGGCAGGCCGACGAGCGCGCCTGGGTCTACGCCGCCGGCGGCTACTACTACCCGGGCAAGGACCTCGAGCAGCTGCAGGACGAGATGAAGCGCTATCTCGACCTCGGCTATTCCTGCGTGAAGATGAAGATCGGCGGCGTGCCGCTGGCCGATGATTTGCGCCGCATCGAGGCGGTGCTGAAGATCGTCGGCAAGGGCGAGCGGCTGGCGGTCGACGTCAACGGCCGCTACGAGCTCAAGGACGCGATCGCCTGCGGCGAGGCCATCGCCGGCTACGGCCTGCGCTGGTACGAGGAGCCGCTCGATCCGCTCGACTACCTCGCGCACGCCGCGCTGGCGACGCACTACGCGCCGCCGCTGGCGACCGGCGAGAACCTGTTCTCGATGCAGGACGCGCGCAACCTGATCCGCCATGGCGGGCTGCGGTCCGACCGCGACATCCTGCAGTTCGATCCGGCGCTCAGCTACGGGCTGGTCGAGTACCTGCGCACACTCGACATGCTGCGCGCCCACGGCTGGTCGCCGCGCCGCTGCGTGCCGCACGGCGGCCATCAGTTCGCGCTCAACATCGCCGTCGGGCTGGGCCTGGGCGGCAACGAATCCTACCCGCAGGTCTTCGCGCCCTTCGGCGGCTTCGCCGACGACTGCCCGGTCGAGGACAGCCGCGTGCCCATGCCCGACGCCCCCGGCATCGGCTTCGAACGCAAGGCCGATCTCTGGGTGGTGATGAAGCCGCTGGCGGAGGCGTGACATGGAAGACGAGACCGAAGAGGCCACGCAGATGGATCTGAAGGCTGCGGTCGCTGAAGGCCTGGCCCAGTCCTTGCGCGGCGAGAGTGCACCCATCGACTTCGCTGAATTGAAGCGTGAGCTACGTGCGAGGCTCAACCGATCGGGTTGAACCGGTTCTGACATTCCGAGCGCAGCGAGGAATCCGGTGATCATCTTGGATTCCTCGCTTCACTCGGAATGACAGGGTGGAACGCCATCCAGTATCGTGTTCCCGAAGGCGGCGTCGACGTATCGGCCGTGATTCGTGAACCAAGGCAGGTGAGCGATGGCGAGCGACGGCACGGTGGCGACCTGGCATACGCGGCCGGGTGGCGATGACGGGATGGGCGATGCGCATACGCCGGTGTGGCGGCGCATGATCGAGGTCTCGAAGCTCGGCGATCTTTCCGGCAGCGACGTGCTGGATTTCGGCTGCAACCAGGGCGGTTTCCTGCGACTGCTGCACGCGACGCATCCGTTCCGCTCGGGTATCGGCATCGACATCGCGCGCGAGTCCGTTGCACGAGCCGAGGCGCTGAAGGGTGACCGGCCGTTGAGCTATCACGTGGGTTCCGAGGTCGCGAAGCTGGGCCGGCGCTTCGATCTCACCTTCAGCCACGAGGTGCTCTATCTGCTGCCCGATCTCGCCGCGCATGCGCGCGACATGGCCGACGTGCTGAAGCCGGGCGCGTCGTACATCGCGGCGATGGGCTGTCATCGCGACATGCCGCTGTGGCCGCGCTGGCGCGCGCTGATCGCCTCGATGTCGACGGTGAAGGTGCAGGACCACTCGCTCGACGATGTCGCGCGCGCCTTCGGCGATGCGGGATTCGGCGTCGCCGCGCGCTCGCTGCAGCTCGAGGACTTCCTGCCCGTCAGCCCCGGCAATCAGCACTATCCCCGTGTCGTCGACCTGATCCGCTACTATACGATCGACAAGGTGCTGTTCCGCTTCACGCGCGGATAGGGGGAGACAATGACCGTGCCGGTGATTTCCGCGTTCTATGGCGGGTTGCTCGGAATCCTGGCCATCGTGCTGGCGGTGCTGGTGATCAACCAGCGCCGCGTCACGCATGTCGGCATCGGCGACGGCGGCCACAAGAACCTGGCGCTGGCGGGACGCGCCTTCGGCAATTTCACCGAGTACGCACCGCTCGCACTGGTGCTGTTCGTGCTGCTCGAGCTCTGTGGCGGGCCACGCCTGGCGGTGCATCTGTGCGCCGGCGGCTTCCTCGTCGGCCGCATCGGCCATGCCTACGGCATCAGTCGCAGCTCGGGCGAGAGCGTCGGCCGCGCCGTCGGCGTGACGCTGACCTTCCTGTCGATGCTCGTCGCAGCGATCTGGCTGATCGTGATCGCAGCACCGAAGCTCTGAGCTACTCCGCCGCCAGCGCCCGCACGCCCTCGGCCTTCAGCGCACGGTCGAGCCAGAGCTTCGACAGCTTCTCCTGCAGGCCCTGCTGCGTCAGGCGCTGGCGCAGGTTGGCGAAGTCGACCAGGTCCATGCGCTGGTCCTGGTTGAAGCAGGAGAACACCACGGTCTCTCTGCCGGAAGCCGGATCGACATGGCGCTGCAGGCACTGCGCGCAGATCTCCTTCATCATGCACTGCATCGGCGAGTTGATGCTGGCGATCGCATGATGGTCGGCGCGCTCGATGAAGGGAGCCAGCACGCCGTGCCGCGCCAGCCGCACCGCGTTCATCATGCCATCGGAGCCGATGGCGATGATGCGGTCGAGCGAGCGATAGGAAATGGCCTGCTCGCCCAGCTCGCCCGAAGCATAGGCGCGCATGGCCTCGACGATGTTGGCGACGATGGCGCGGTCCTGCTTGCGGCCCGGCGCGAAGCCCGGCGCCTCGTCGCAGCACCACACCACGACGTCGGCCGCGGCCTCGATCTCGGCCACCTTGTAGCGGTCGATCACGCGCTTGTAGCCGGCGAAGTACAGCACCTTCGAGCCGGCGGCGCGCAGCGCGGCGCCGATCGAGAACAGCACCGCGTTGCCCAGGCCGCCGCCCACCAGCACCACGGTCTCGCCCGCCTCGACCTCGGTCGGCGTGCCGGTCGGGCCCATCAGGATCACCGGCTCGCCCGGCTTCAGGTGTGCGCACAGATCCGACGAGCCGCCCATCTCCAGCACGATCGTCGACAGCAGGCCGCTTTCCTTGTCGCACCAGGCGCCGGTGAGCGCGATTCCCTCCATCGCCAGCACCGTGTCGTCGACGCGTCGCGCATGCGCCTCGAAATTCTGCAGGCGGTAGAACTGGCCGGGCTCGAAGGCGCGCGCCGCGGCCGGCGCCTTGACCACGACCTCGACGATGGTCGGCGTCAGGCGATGTACGGCATGCACCGTGGCGCGCAGCTCGGCATTGGAACGGTCGATCAGCGCCCGGGGTGTCGCGGCCGCCGGCACCCTGGCCAGCATGCGCGAGACCACGGGATAGCCCTGCTTGGTGCCGCCCATCGCCTTCACCACGTTGCCGGCGAAGGACGGATGCAGGTCGCCCCAGAACGACACCGTGCGACCATCGCCGTGCCGGTACATCAGCACCTGCGGCGTCGCCGGCTTGGCGATGCGCTCGGGCGCGACCGGATTGCCATCCTCGTCCAGTGCCCGGAAGTACTTGCCGTCGAGCATCGCGTGCGAACCGTCCTCGCGCGCCAGCACGGTGTTGGGCTGCGTGCCGGCGGCGACCAGGATCGAGCGCGCCGGCAGCACGGTCTCGAAGGCCACGCCGTCCTTCTCGCCTTTCACCTTCAGGCCGCTGGCGTGGCCGTGTTCGTCGATCTCGACGGCGACGGGCGTCAGGCCCTCGGCGAAGCGGATGCCCTCCTCCAGCCCCTTGTGAACCTCCTCGTGGTTCAAGGTGTAGGAGGGTGAATCGATCATGCGCCGGCGATAGGCGATGGTGACGCCGCCCCAGTTCTCGGCCAGGCGCGCGAACTCGGGTAC
The window above is part of the Alphaproteobacteria bacterium genome. Proteins encoded here:
- a CDS encoding mandelate racemase/muconate lactonizing enzyme family protein, with product MRIVAIRSIVSPIRSAIANAYIDFSQMTASVVAVVTDQMVDGRPVIGFGFNSNGRYAQKGLLEERFIPRLQLADPQSLLDNENLLSPQKCWAAMMKNEKPGGHGERSVAVGVLDMALWDAVAKARRVPLWKLLADRYNGGQADERAWVYAAGGYYYPGKDLEQLQDEMKRYLDLGYSCVKMKIGGVPLADDLRRIEAVLKIVGKGERLAVDVNGRYELKDAIACGEAIAGYGLRWYEEPLDPLDYLAHAALATHYAPPLATGENLFSMQDARNLIRHGGLRSDRDILQFDPALSYGLVEYLRTLDMLRAHGWSPRRCVPHGGHQFALNIAVGLGLGGNESYPQVFAPFGGFADDCPVEDSRVPMPDAPGIGFERKADLWVVMKPLAEA
- a CDS encoding methyltransferase domain-containing protein encodes the protein MASDGTVATWHTRPGGDDGMGDAHTPVWRRMIEVSKLGDLSGSDVLDFGCNQGGFLRLLHATHPFRSGIGIDIARESVARAEALKGDRPLSYHVGSEVAKLGRRFDLTFSHEVLYLLPDLAAHARDMADVLKPGASYIAAMGCHRDMPLWPRWRALIASMSTVKVQDHSLDDVARAFGDAGFGVAARSLQLEDFLPVSPGNQHYPRVVDLIRYYTIDKVLFRFTRG
- a CDS encoding MAPEG family protein, whose product is MPVISAFYGGLLGILAIVLAVLVINQRRVTHVGIGDGGHKNLALAGRAFGNFTEYAPLALVLFVLLELCGGPRLAVHLCAGGFLVGRIGHAYGISRSSGESVGRAVGVTLTFLSMLVAAIWLIVIAAPKL